ACCACACATTCACAAGAAAGGAACGACATCAGGAACAGCAAGATCATCACGTTACACTACAGTCTGATATTATAGTCCACAGTATttgattatcattattatcactGATTATTCAGTGGCAACTTCAACAATCCCCTAATATTCATCCATACAGCACAAGCACTGGGTCTTAGCATCTGGTCATAACCTTTGATTGAATGTATTTActatattttttacatgtaaaaaaatGCTATGTATCAGTTGTTAATATTATAGGAATACAAAATACAGAGACAAAGCATTGCAGgaatcaaaaccaaaaagaaaaacttaaaGACAATCTTTTCTCCAGTTTAGAATATGTAGCTGTGGACTCTTTAAAGTGATCTCGGAGTATTGGttatctctctcccctctcgaTGCTGCGCGGTAACATTTTCAGCCACGAGGGGGCGCTGATGCCCTGAACGCGTCACATCAGATTTCCTTGTTTGTACCATTATTTAACATCATCTATGTTAAAGTTAACAATATGCAATGAGCAGGAAATGGCTTAACTCATTATATTATGTGAATGTATGTCGTGCTTAGTTCGGCATATGAAGAATCCGATGGATAATGACATATAACTATCTTTCAATAGCAGTCCCACTTGTAAATGACGGTGTTTGCAGtgaggacagcagcagagagacatttgaataaaagactCCAGAGAGCCTGTTAACGTGAACTCACCTTCACCGCAGCACACCGCTGCTACCAGGCACAGCGCGTACATTGGAGACATGTTGCTCATGGTTGGTCTGACGATGCTGCTACACTCCAACCAAGTGGtacattttagttttactttCACCTACAAGCTAGAAACACATAGTATGTATTTCCGGGTTAGGGTAACCCTgatttcaaaattaaaaaaaacacattcaacgcTTAGCGATAACAAAGGTAAAGTTCGGACTAAAAATTAAATCAACTAAACTCAACGACAGAACAACAATCAgcagttttttattaaaaaataaaataatttgaaatggacaaaaataatatattcagcTCTGCCACTAGAAGGCGCCCTTCACCACAAAACAACGAATCATGGCCTCATGTGTCGTTTTGTGACCTTGTTGGTTCTGAAAACCTTTCATTTATGGAAATAATATCACatgattattatgattattattatagaaaAGTTATAATCACTTAGTGTATTGTGTACAATAGAAATAGACAAAGCACACACGTCCAAACAACAAAGGAGCACACAAGATGGCAGCATGCAGGTGTCCTCAGAGGGAGGGCGAGGCTCAGTGGCAACTCAAACAAGTACgtgttacattttatttcatgtgtatCTTCGTCTAAGAGCTTTTAACACTAAAGTGTTGTGTCTTTCAGAGCTTTGATACATTTGATTTATCGGATGATGTCCAACATTTTCTAGTtgaggttcctcactgagacgACTTGTTCCTCTTGtctgtttgaaatggtgatgaaTGAAATACTGCTCAGTgttgttcacactaaaaaaagcaCTTCCAAGGTTTCATCAGCCTCTCTGACATTTTACACTGTGAACAACTCATGGACTCATTCAAAATAGTAAtgacatcatctgcaaagacaAGAATAATTAGTGTGAGCCCGAAATCTGGAGTATGATACAGATGAGAGTTCATGAACTAAAGTGTTTATAAGAAACATTCAGTGATTTTAGTGTTGAAACATTAATCAATTAGATGATGAATTATTTATATGAATCATTATAAATGTTGATAATCAGATGATGACTAAAGTCTTTTATCAAGCACATATGTcaacatgttctctctctctctctctctctctctctctctctctctctctctctctctctctctcaggtgtcCACATTGTCCAGAACATGTACGGCTGTGAATGGGATGATGAGACCAACAAGGTCAAGGGTTATGATCAGTATGGTTATGATGGAGAAGACTTCATATCATTTGACCTGGAGACAGAGCAATATATTGCTCCTAAACAGCAGGCTGTCATCACCAAACACAAGTTAGATAATAACAGAGCTCTGATAGAACAGGACAAGAACTACCTGACTCAGATTTGTCCCGAGTGGCTGAAGAAGTACGTGAACTACGggaggagctctctgatgagaaCCGGTAGGATCACATGACCTGATGTCCTTCCATGGACACGATGCTCATAGACCTTCTgttgttgtcatagcaacatgtcagcaacacacagagacccactgTGTCTCCCacatgtctcccccccctcacctccttctctccttcactgCATTCCTTCCCTCACTTCCCCCCTCACACCTGTCcccactctgtccctccattctgtctttgtctctgctgtgtttctgtccatctCGCTGTCTCTTtactctctcacactgtcctcctccctttctaatCCGTCTCACCCCTCTTCATCTGTTTGTCTCCCTTCTTTAAACAATGAAACTttagatatatttatttccatttcattctTTCAGTAAACttaaatacatgttaaatacattacattaaatattaataaaggaCCTCTTACCCGTCCCTCTGTTGTGTCTCCAGGGCGTCCCTCAGTGTCTCTCCTCCAGAAGACTCCCTCCTCCCCAGTCAGCTGCCACGCTACAGGTTTCTACCCCGACAGCGCCACCCTCTTCTGGAGGAAAGATGGAGATGAGCTCCGTGAGGACGTGGACCTCGGAGAGGTCCTCCCCAACCACGACGGCACCTTCCAGATGAGGGTTGACCTGAAACTGTCCTCCGTCCCTGCTGAAGACTGGAGGAGGTACGAGTGTGTGTTCCAGCTGTCTGGTGTGGACGAGGACATGGTCACCAAACTGGACAAGACCAGGACCAACACGGGTAGGTCTGAGACCCGGAGCGGTGAAGGAGGGACGCACACCTTCACTTTGTtcactttgtgtcttttggatttggaaagttgtgtttgtttcatgtcGTTTTTATTTGTAGTCATTTTAAGAATTAAACCACAGCAAGAGTTCTGAACTCTGTTTACTAGTCGACATTAATACACAAATGTGTCAATATTtggttaatttctttgtgaattAGTTTCTTTTTCACCATCCTTTTGTAAAGTCATTCCAGGTAAGAGCTTCATTTGAGTCCATGGTGAACTATTGTAATGTGGAACATTGTAGAATCTGCATTCACACAACTACTGGTCCCTTAAAGATGAGTAAATCCTGGGATTAATCCATGTATCCATCAGTGAATCAGACAGAGTCAAGTTTATCCAATATGTGTCTCAGTCATCATGAAGACATGACGTCACATGGTGTGTGTTCAGTGGATCTTCTTCTCTTGTGACCTGCTTCATCTGTTCATCTTGagactctttgtttgttttgtgctccaCAGAGAAACCTGCTGGcttcaccttcatcatcatcgctGTGGCTGTTCTTGGCCTCATCGCTGCTGTGGTTGGATTCTTGGTGTCTAAGAGAAATAGGAACGGTGagagagccaatcagagaccagTGTTGAGGAGCATTTGATTTTAGGCTttgagttgatgcttttcatccaGAATGAGACACTGAAgtcacatgatgtcatgatgtcatcactaGAAGAAGCAAATTCATGTCTTTGTAAGATTTATCACTATATACATGTTATTAAATCATATTAGCTTATATTCTTCATATATTATGTTTAGTGCCATTTACCTTTTAGACAATAGTACGTTAGACAAAACTTGTTTTGCACTTGACAGACGCTTAATTGCAATGTAATTAGTTGTTTCTACTCATTCTTCAGATAGTAATTTTAAGTTTTAGTGGAGATAATAGGTTAAAAAACTGAGATTGTATCTACTGGGAGGAAGCCGTTAGAACACTGACACCAaaattctttttcctttttatttcattaaattatttagttttctcttttatgttttatatgtTTCTCTCTTCAGGTTTATGGGTGAATTTTCCTGTGGATCAACAACCGATGTCTCCACATTCTTCTCCATAAACTGTGAATTTCATGGCTTattcatctttcatttaaacgGCGTGAATCAGGGTTGGTGAACATCTGGAAGCTGTGAGGAAACATCAAAAGTGATATTTAGTTATTTGGGTTGTTTGATTTTAATAAAAAGTTTGAATTTTTtctgatgaaataaaatgaggatTATTTTAGGAGACGTTTAAATCAATGAAAGCATCAAAGTCCTCACAGACGAGTGTGTTCATCTCAAACTAATCCACCAGATTTACTCTTTGATGCTTCTGCTGTTTGCGTTtctggttgaatcatgtaataacacacacacacacagagacacagaccaAATATAGACATTAGAACATTTATTTTCCGATTGTGTAAAtattttgcttgtgtttttctttacattgaatTTAACAGGCTGaagaaaataattatttgagggttttataaataaatcagtTTGTTTATTGGTGTCTTTTGATCAGTTGATCAAGTAtcatattatttaaatttgGGACacactgattgaaatgtagtttaatattttttgctgctgttttggatcaggggatgttttttttcttggtttcgTGGGAGTTGAACAGTGAAGCTCTAAATCACTTGTGGTTTTGTAGATAAAGTGGctccattttccctttttgtacCTTTGTCTTGCTCTTCAATAAATGCTCCACTgctccagatgtttgtgttgttgtgattcCATGTGCTTCCCCTCTGTGACTGCAGCCACAATCACATGCATGTTGTTACTGCCCTTTGACCTCAAAACGTGAGGTTCTTCACTTCACTGCTTTAAAGCATGTGGGAGTTGCTGCAGATGGAAGACTCACATCACCTGAGATCATTTCATCATAACAGAACATTTCTAAAACCTCGAggatcgaggaacattctcaacattctcaacatctcaaattcattcaaaatcaagttcataagctgaattttttattttatattcaggatgtttaattatcctaaaaacccaatttctcccccatatcagaatggtttgacccaaactggcacacgctgctgaaaacatggacgggagAGCCAGTAAAAAAACGACTCTCCACTGTGTTAaaaaagtcctttcaaaataaaatcacaggatgaatttttttgtgatttctttttttaattcacatttatattttcacatGCAAAGGCCAGGTCCGCGACCctctagtgggtcgcgacccaccagttgagaatcactgcactAAACCATCACTGGAAAGTGGGTTTTCAGTTTAATTTTCAAGTCATACAACATGCAAGGTAGACTCACATGTTCTCCTCTATAGTTTTTAAGTATTAAAGGCATGGCTAGTGGGGAAATATAGCATCTGTTATATTATGTTAAAtatagggtgtgttcagggctttaatgtttacacatgctataacTTTGGTGAGGGCAAGacagtcatttggaagttaaaaatctgacagattaagccacaccccttgtgAAGTTTATTAGCcaatatctcatcaaaacaatgagttatcagcactgatatatcaaggggacattgaaccaataatgatccactgaAGGTTTCGTGGccatcaaactcagcgtttaggagaaatttccaaaaatgtgtttttcacaaaattcaaaatggcggaaaatctagttaggtgcatttgtataccatgatttacttttgtgtggagcatgccgaagaggacACGTTCACTCCAAACAGTGATTGGCAGATTCTTCAGAACACCTCACTCAGATGTTTCACCACGTTCCGTGTTACACGCTCCACGTTCCATGTTCCATGTTCCGTTCTTCACAGCATAAGAACACTGGCAAATTCAACTGCACGAACACACACAAGTTTTTGCACTGCCCCAAGATTGTTGAAAAGGCCACAATGACGCGTCCTCAGCCCCAAAAAAGAACTCAAGGTAAGTGAGGAATCCAGACATAAGTCTTTGTTAACTGGTTTTGATGGTTTATTGGACTTGTCAGGTGGAGAAGGCTTTAATTTACAGTGGGTACTTTGAGATAAACCTCTGACTCCTACTGTAGGGGCCTTTTTCTTACTGTTTCTTTTGACTGAGCCGTGAAAggataaaattacattacacgtcatttagctgacgcatttatccaaagcgacttatattgtatttttaaccCAAGACCATTTCAATCCACTTTAGTTAACCTCAAAATGAATACtcctttttacgttttttttcctcatctagATGACGATACAAGCTCATCAGATGAAGGTTCGTCATCCAGAGGGCGAATCCCAAAAAAGAGGGTTCGAAGCAATCAGGTTCTTGACGACAACGTCAGAGCGGCACTGCTCCCCCCAGGCAAAGGTCCCCAAAGCCCCGTGCAAAGCGTCATTGTCACTCGAACAATGGTGAAACGCAAAGAGGAAGACAAAAGGAAGACAAATCTGAGGAGGCGAGAGGCCCTCGATGACACTGATTCAGCGTCCACCccagcagtcactggtaagctcATCGTGTCAAACTGCTACATTTAGgatttgcctggggagcaattaggggttgggtgacTTGCTAAGGGACAATGACAATAAGGGAAATGATGGATTAGCCAGggttgaaccaccaaccttacgGTTCCCAGAGCACCCTGTTTAGCTCCGTGCACCGTCGCCCAGCACCAGTTTGCCAAACACTTTACCCTCAGGATTTTAAATGTCTATCTCCCATATTACTTCAACGGTAGTTTCATAATTTGTCTTACTTATACGTTAAAACCTGAGACCATAATATCCGCTTTATTACAAAACTTATGCCGACATTGGATTCCAAGCAAGTTAAAATAGAAAGGAACCAAACTACGATGTTGGGCGATAATGAGGAGATACGTATGTgaagttaaattgtaaattgcGGGGGCACACATGAAATTTACTTCTTTTTTACTACAATTTACTACAACTATTATTCTGCAGTTATCTGGATATTTCTCCCATATTGAGCTTTTTTGGGAGGATCTGCTAGAAATAAAATAcctaaaatattaaataaggtTTAGCCGGGCAGAAAATACACCGTTTTGTCTGTTGGTTTGAGGGGCTTTTTGTCcacgttgttgttgtgactgtcaacaaactgacaatcctctgtgtttttttgctcaTCTGTAGAGAGCTGCAACACCTCTGTGGAGGGCGTTGGCAAGAGAGGCGGCAAGAGGAAGGTCGCCGCTGCTGAGGCAGGACcaagcagaaaaagacaaaggctggATAGTGAGGaccggaaacaaaacaaacaaggtcaGTAGTTTGTCTTCACTTGCAGTTGGTTACTTTAGTTCACAACAATTCaatgtttcattgtttttttttctcatctgtagATGACGATACAAGCTCATCGTCTGACGAGAATATCCCAACACTCGTCAGAATTTCGCCGGTCGAAAAACAAAGGCTCACGGTCGATTTTGCGTCCACCtcagcagtcactggtaagctgATCGCGTGAAACTGCTCCTGGAGATGCTTCCTGTCATCAGTTCACTAAAAACGGGGTTCGACAGTTAACAACAAACTGACAAtcctctggggttttttttgctcCTCTGTAGGGAGATGCAACACCTCTGTGGAGATCGTTGGCAAGAGAGGCGTGAAGAGGAAGGTCGCCACTGCTgagggaggacagaaaaaaagcagaaaaagacaaaggctggacagcgaggaccggaaaaaaaccaaacaaggtCAGTAGTTTTCAGTTTTATTAGAGTCAAATTGAAATTGGTATTACCATACCAGGATGGTTAGAGTTTAGGTGACATGTAGTCACTGTCactcacaaatgtattaaaacaacatgtttgtgtctgcagaagagtTAGAGGCCAAATATGAGCAACTGGAACTCCTCGGTGCGGGCGGATTTGGAAATGTGTACGCCGGCCACCGCAGGGCCGACAACCTACCCGTAAgcgctacaaacacacacattcccaaacgcacacacacacacacgtgcagacacCCTCTAACAAAAGTCTTGTTTTGTAGGTTGCCATTAAACACATCCCTAATGATGACGTCTACTGCACACATGAGGTGAGTGAGCAACGCCTAACACTGTCAAAATGTTCTGTGTTCGAAACTCTGTTTGTGAATGTATCTCGGAGGAACCTCTCTGATCCTTAATTCTCGCGTTACAGGACGACGAAGGGAACAAAATTTCCATTGAGATTGCCATCATGTTGAAGCTCTCGGCCAAATCGGAGGGGGCATCGCC
This genomic interval from Pungitius pungitius chromosome 17, fPunPun2.1, whole genome shotgun sequence contains the following:
- the LOC134107152 gene encoding H-2 class I histocompatibility antigen, K-K alpha chain-like, which produces MYGCEWDDETNKVKGYDQYGYDGEDFISFDLETEQYIAPKQQAVITKHKLDNNRALIEQDKNYLTQICPEWLKKYVNYGRSSLMRTGRPSVSLLQKTPSSPVSCHATGFYPDSATLFWRKDGDELREDVDLGEVLPNHDGTFQMRVDLKLSSVPAEDWRRYECVFQLSGVDEDMVTKLDKTRTNTEKPAGFTFIIIAVAVLGLIAAVVGFLVSKRNRNGLWVNFPVDQQPMSPHSSP
- the LOC134107050 gene encoding serine/threonine-protein kinase pim-1-like is translated as MVKRKEEDKRKTNLRRREALDDTDSASTPAVTESCNTSVEGVGKRGGKRKVAAAEAGPSRKRQRLDSEDRKQNKQDDDTSSSSDENIPTLVRISPVEKQRLTVDFASTSAVTGRCNTSVEIVGKRGVKRKVATAEGGQKKSRKRQRLDSEDRKKTKQEELEAKYEQLELLGAGGFGNVYAGHRRADNLPVAIKHIPNDDVYCTHEDDEGNKISIEIAIMLKLSAKSEGASPYLTLLDWYQLEEELVMVIERPIPATDLFDHIMGKGGFVKEKDAKIILRQLVDAALDLENKNIFHRDIKVENILIETSSKVPRVRVIDFGLSCYDDKKETYHEFFGTTYSPEILLSKGYKSGSTTVFQIGAVLFNTLHKFEKFDPLVFYLKRQNLPQSISKNCKDFLQMCLRNDPNERPTLEKLKNHQWLRKSDKTSAHKHK